A genomic stretch from Malus domestica chromosome 15, GDT2T_hap1 includes:
- the LOC103415632 gene encoding trans-Golgi network-localized SYP41-interacting protein 1-like isoform X2, with protein sequence MDKNKSRTDLLAAGRKKLQQFRQKKDGKGSGSGKSTKTSDKSEKHEADADVVSSATKPTAVPQTPEGETESRVDANLENINSSGSHSGEISTASDINAAAPSAVPITHERNAVETLIYQNAESASQEVGFSKCDVNFSATNMGESTGGTDAEVARISSLDSSHVMDSRGLAKDANMSISVDVSAQPTSVDDTDQTKGRDEESLPPSQNINTSLVQEREDQVTDEADGLDAKNCNRSQEADMELKGDDRIFSSELDRTFESFSVQAHSLDEQTDTLYEASDREVELAGDKSVALSEIDRTAETFPDLESSIDDQTGKADEASLSTGATMSDGLSVSDLALPEADRSLVVSAAMENRQVTEDVSGGEEHGALSEDHHQKKGLQRPPEANMVIPDKEWTASPVADVSSISLSQLTEVVRRLSEEEFRVLMKSIESVSNAFQGTTNLIVPEHVFLEMFERLKEELVLTHLTKDISDLQLVQQSEMQVEFDCQHDQLLDETSLLRASLQEVREKNQCLAEELSECRCELQAVVSGKEEFQDKLQTAKAEVEEFSARAIESHSSLERSRQDLLSLSAELADCKSLVAALQVENEKLNGSIALWDEDRKKLVEQNDLYLHEKEKLSAELVDGKSSVEALQDQISSLSGSLGSVTEERKKLAEEKEHLSSENDKLSIEVADSKNTVLALQVDNGNLNRSLSLVTEERKKLEEETKHIFSENEKLAIELAASKNLILDLQVENEKLNGSLALVTGERKKLEEEKDYSAHEIEKLSSEILVLQERLSAEHEEHKRLEVDLKETTTCLEKLSEENNFLTSSLDILKAKIIEVDNSGIKIAYQAGEGGDQVELSEVRSRSHEIETENEKNHQDSEGSFIMVEKPSSDGSGGGSSVLNLGREVFDDSFGFVALKGRVEEAEKMLNKLVKEIEGICSRSELLNRSGDKVSTPPVLKLIQAFESKVHLDEHDGEERGLTDNQSPADSIASVREQTGNLRALFEQLLLDAANASELLKEERDGRKTANATFVELKDQYEDLEEHSKKLEATNIELGVLYEALEQHRASIETRNSELVVLCESLRLQVTNLEAENMEVGRKLHKYESRINQLQSRLHDFHLSSNDTVSQISDQLENFHKEAADRVLILEQHWDSTLAPVVEAIGKLGESIGSFTTTTPVSHYCLDSSHFVASVYDAITVIKDLTEKLKSSQTDRDAICILHKEVNEKCDDLHVKNELASEMLHKLYGNLRKLLRVLHGSIDESEMNLENEKLPDPLDYSIYETIIEQLENFLSEGLQLQSVKKKLNSELMVRTEEFEELRQRCLDSSAIRKLIEDIEGVLEVEHAEFQEDKMLASHLESLVLCLVQKFKEADTQVGLCKEGFQSKVMESTSMQEEIQQLNASCFQLESETIVLRESLRQVEEALLVARSELQEKLNELEQSEQRVSSLREKLSIAVSKGKGLIVQRDGLKQSLTEKSSELERFLLELQFKDSRLLEVETKLKAYSEAGERVEALESELSYIRNSATALRESFLLKDSVLQRIEEILEDLDLPEHFHSRDIIEKIDWLARSATRNSFPLTDSDQKSSAGGGSYSDAGFVVMDSWKDDVQPSSDSSDDFKRKYDELQSKFYGLAEQNEMLEQSLMERNNLVQRWEELLDRIDMPSHLRSMEPEDRIEWLRKELSEVQGENVSLQQKIVNLESHCASLTADLEDSRRRTSDLEEDLQTFIEERNNLSQRLELLSNHHDKLSAKAAEFELENEKLREEVSDLQENVAKLLGNEKQILSIEDDIRRLQGLVTDALQDPGTKSEYSGERSIECLEGLLNKLLENYATLSSEKPVFGVTADGTEISEAMVVEARSTSTPDIAESDIVALKKELEEVQREIFDVKEERDGYVEKQRSLACELEVLDKKVNELQGLLNQEEQKSASVREKLNVAVRKGKQLVQQRDSLKQNIDEINSEVERLRSEIKIGEGKLAEYEQKFRDLSAYPGRVEALQSESLFLRNCLKETENNLQEKGNTLSLIINILGNIDVADDANSGDPVLKLEQIGKMCCDLHANMASSEQEARKSKRAAELLLAELNEVQERNDGLQEELAKSASELAILSKERDLAEAAKLEALSHLEMVSTAHSEERKHQFSEFSGLKSGVDQLRKGFHDVTSLLAGVFHQDLVFLQNLESGIGSCLKSSSAADVVDVPLFTTSNGFITSKSDKENFISTNSWSDSNMHGQFDDNFIIEIFTHARHYLQELEMEIGLLKEKLDEHSISLHEKASSISKSMAIVRGELTSKNESFESLKRDLLHMEMVEKEKDNELLLLRRNIALLFEACTKSVMEMGRRKAELVGNGWSAGEQGMRLKLAELSEDGLSFSGEDQFRSEERVRSMTDMLLSTVSDFGSLTTEIVEGGQKELKITISKLQKELQEKDVQRERICMELVSQIKHAEAAATSYSMELQSSKSLVHDLEKRVEVMNGEHNLLEQRVNELEDGCATSTELQERVRSLTDVIAAKDQEIEDLMQALDDEEVQMQGHTSRIKELEKVVEQKNLDLENLETSRGKVMKKLSITVSKFDELHHLSASLLAEVEKLQSQLQERDDEISFLRQEVTRCTNDVLAASQTSNKRNSEEIHELLTWLDMNIARVGMHNGDQNNDQVSDHKEILKKKIDFVIQELGDLRAVAQSKDTLLQVERSKVEELTRKGETLEKSLHEKESRLNLLDGVGDSGRGTSSTSEIVEVEPAKNNWAVAGTSVAPQVRSLRKGNNDQVAIAIDMDSGSSGRLEDEEDDKVHGFKSLTTSRIVPRFTRPVSDMVDGLWMSCDRALMRKPVLRLGIILYWAVLHALLATFAI encoded by the exons ATGGACAAGAACAAGAGCCGTACCGATCTGCTCGCAGCTGGACGAAAAAAG CTTCAACAATTTCGCCAGAAAAAAGATGGTAAAGGCAGTGGAAGTGGAAAATCCACAAAGACGTCTGATAAATCAGAGAAGCATGAAGCTGATGCTGATGTAGTCTCTAGTGCAACTAAACCTACAGCGGTGCCTCAGACCCCTGAAGGAGAAACTGAGTCTCGTGTAGATGCTAATCTGGAAAACATTAACTCATCAGGGTCACATTCCGGGGAAATTTCTACAGCTTCTGACATTAATGCTGCTGCTCCCTCGGCGGTTCCCATTACACATGAGAGAAATGcagttgaaactttgatttaccAAAATGCTGAGTCAGCATCACAGGAGGTCGGATTCAGTAAGTGTGATGTTAACTTTTCAGCCACGAACATGGGGGAGAGTACTGGGGGCACTGATGCTGAGGTGGCAAGAATTAGTTCATTGGACTCTTCACATGTCATGGATTCCAGAGGGCTAGCCAAAGATGCCAATATGTCTATATCGGTTGATGTGTCAGCACAACCTACTTCAGTTGATGATACTGATCAAACAAAGGGTAGAGATGAGGAATCTTTGCCTCCCTCACAGAATATTAATACATCCTTGGTGCAGGAGAGGGAAGATCAGGTAACAGAT GAAGCTGATGGTCTGGATGCAAAAAATTGTAATCGTAGTCAAGAAGCAGATATGGAGCTTAAAGGAGATGACAGGATTTTTTCATCTGAGCTTGATAGAACTTTTGAAAGTTTCTCTGTGCAAGCACATTCCTTAGACGAGCAAACTGATACACTGTATGAAGCATCTGATAGAGAAGTGGAACTTGCAGGAGATAAAAGTGTAGCTCTGTCTGAGATTGATAGAACTGCTGAAACTTTCCCAGATCTTGAGTCCTCCATAGATGACCAGACTGGCAAGGCAGATGAAGCATCTCTGTCAACTGGTGCAACCATGTCTGATGGACTCTCAGTGTCTGATTTAGCTCTACCTGAGGCAGATAGATCTTTGGTTGTTAGTGCTGCTATGGAAAACCGGCAGGTAACAGAAGATGTTTCAGGCGGAGAAGAACATGGGGCCCTTTCGGAGGATCATCATCAGAAAAAAGGACTTCAAAGGCCTCCAGAAGCCAATATGGTGATTCCAGATAAAGAATGGACGGCGTCTCCTGTTGCAGATGTCAGCTCAATCAGTCTCTCACAGCTCACAGAAGTAGTTAGGAGGCTCAGCGAAGAAGAGTTCCGGGTTCTTATGAAGTCAATTGAATCAGTTTCTAATGCATTTCAGGGGACTACTAATTTGATTGTGCCAGAACATGTATTTCTGGAAATGTTTGAGCGACTTAAAGAAGAATTGGTTCTCACACATTTGACAAAAGATATCAGTGACTTGCAGCTTGTGCAACAGTCTGAGATGCAAGTGGAGTTTGATTGCCAACACGATCAGTTACTCGATGAAACATCTCTTCTTCGTGCTTCACTACAAGAAGTTCGTGAGAAGAACCAATGCCTTGCTGAAGAGCTTTCAGAGTGCAGATGTGAACTCCAGGCTGTTGTTAGTGGGAAGGAGGAGTTCCAAGACAAACTTCAAACGGCGAAGGCAGAGGTTGAAGAATTTTCTGCTAGAGCAATTGAGTCGCATAGTAGCCTGGAAAGGTCACGGCAGGATTTGTTGAGCCTGTCAGCTGAGTTAGCTGACTGCAAGTCTTTGGTGGCAGCTTTACAGGTGGAGAATGAGAAATTAAATGGGAGTATTGCTTTGTGGGATGAAGATAGAAAGAAACTTGTTGAGCAAAATGATCTTTATCTTCACGAGAAGGAGAAGCTTTCAGCAGAGTTAGTTGATGGCAAAAGTTCTGTAGAAGCTCTACAGGATCAAATTTCCAGCTTAAGTGGGAGTCTGGGTTCAGTAacagaagagagaaagaagctTGCGGAGGAGAAGGAGCATCTTTCCTCTGAGAATGACAAACTTTCTATAGAAGTGGCTGACAGTAAGAACACAGTATTGGCTTTGCAGGTAGATAATGGCAACTTGAATAGAAGCCTTTCTTTGGTTACAGAGGAGAGAAAGAAGCTTGAGGAAGAGACAAAGCATATTTTCTCTGAGAATGAGAAACTTGCAATAGAATTGGCTGCCAGTAAGAATTTAATACTGGATTTGCAGgtagaaaatgaaaaattgaatggaAGCCTTGCTTTGGTTACAGGGGAGAGAAAGAAGCTCGAGGAGGAGAAGGATTATTCTGCCCATGAGATTGAGAAACTTTCTTCCGAaattcttgttcttcaagagcgGTTATCTGCTGAACATGAAGAACATAAGAGGTTGGAGGTTGATTTAAAAGAAACGACAACATGCCTTGAAAAACTCTCTGAAGAAAATAACTTTCTTACTAGCAGTCTGGACATACTTAAAGCTAAGATAATAGAGGTTGATAACAGTGGAATCAAAATTGCATACCAAGCTGGTGAAGGTGGGGATCAAGTTGAACTTTCAGAAGTGCGGAGTAGGAGTCATGAAATTGAaactgaaaatgaaaaaaatcatCAAGATAGTGAAGGCTCCTTTATTATGGTGGAAAAACCTTCATCTGATGGCAGTGGAGGAGGTTCATCAGTTCTGAATCTTGGGAGGGAAGTTTTTGATGATTCCTTTGGGTTTGTAGCACTAAAGGGACGTGTGGAAGAGGCAGAGAAAATGTTGAATAAACTTGTAAAGGAGATTGAAGGCATCTGCTCTCGTTCAGAATTGTTGAACAGGTCAGGTGATAAAGTCTCCACTCCTCCAGTCTTAAAACTGATTCAAGCCTTCGAGTCAAAGGTGCACCTTGATGAACATGATGGGGAGGAACGAGGTCTAACTGACAATCAATCACCGGCAGATTCAATTGCATCAGTAAGAGAGCAAACTGGAAACTTGAGAGCATTATTTGAGCAGTTGCTCCTGGATGCTGCAAATGCCAGTGAACTGCTCAAGGAGGAACGAGATGGGAGGAAAACTGCTAATGCTACATTCGTTGAGCTGAAAGATCAGTATGAAGACTTGGAGGAACATAGCAAGAAACTGGAAGCAACCAACATTGAGCTTGGTGTCCTATATGAAGCTTTAGAACAACATAGGGCCAGCATTGAAACAAGGAACAGTGAGCTTGTAGTTCTCTGTGAGTCCTTAAGACTACAAGTTACTAATCTCGAAGCAGAAAACATGGAAGTTGGAAGAAAGCTACATAAGTATGAATCAAGAATTAATCAATTGCAGAgtcgattgcatgatttccatcTGAGTTCAAATGACACAGTATCTCAGATCTCTGATCAATTAGAAAATTTTCACAAGGAAGCGGCAGATAGGGTCTTGATACTTGAGCAGCATTGGGATTCCACTCTCGCTCCGGTTGTTGAAGCGATTGGAAAGCTTGGTGAGTCTATTGGGAGTTTCACCACAACTACACCAGTGTCTCATTATTGTTTGGATTCAAGCCATTTCGTTGCTTCTGTTTATGATGCCATCACTGTTATTAAAGATCTGACGGAGAAACTTAAAAGTTCTCAAACAGACCGTGATGCTATATGTATTTTACACAAAGAAGTGAATGAGAAATGTGACGATCTCCATGTAAAGAATGAATTGGCCAGTGAAATGCTGCACAAGTTGTATGGCAACCTTAGAAAACTTCTTAGAGTTTTGCATGGGTCTATAGATGAAAGTGAGATGAACCTGGAAAATGAAAAGCTTCCTGATCCTCTGGATTACAGTATTTATGAAACCATCATAGAACAGCTGGAGAATTTTCTGAGTGAGGGATTGCAACTCCAATCTGTTAAGAAGAAGCTAAATTCAGAGTTGATGGTTAGAACAGAAGAATTTGAGGAACTGAGACAAAGATGCCTGGATTCAAGTGCTATTCGGAAGTTAATAGAAGATATTGAAGGTGTTCTAGAAGTGGAACATGCTGAGTTTCAAGAAGATAAAATGCTTGCTTCACACTTGGAATCATTGGTATTGTGTCTTGTTCAGAAGTTCAAGGAGGCTGATACGCAGGTAGGCTTATGTAAAGAAGGTTTTCAATCTAAGGTGATGGAATCTACTTCAATGCAGGAAGAAATACAGCAGTTAAATGCCTCGTGTTTCCAGCTTGAAAGTGAAACCATTGTTCTCAGGGAAAGTTTACGTCAGGTTGAGGAAGCCCTTCTTGTTGCCCGTTCTGAGTTACAAGAGAAACTAAATGAACTTGAACAATCAGAGCAACGGGTGTCTTCCCTGAGAGAGAAGCTTAGCATTGCTGTCTCCAAGGGGAAAGGCTTGATTGTCCAGCGAGATGGTCTCAAGCAGTCTCTTACAGAGAAATCTAGTGAACTGGAAAGATTCTTACTGGAGCTGCAATTCAAAGATTCCAGGCTTCTTGAGGTTGAAACAAAGCTCAAGGCATATTCAGAAGCTGGTGAGCGTGTGGAAGCTCTGGAATCTGAGCTTTCATACATTCGCAATTCTGCTACTGCGTTAAGAGAATCATTCCTTCTCAAAGACTCTGTCCTTCAGAGAATAGAAGAGATTTTAGAAGACCTTGATCTGCCAGAGCATTTTCATTCGAGAGATATTATTGAAAAAATCGATTGGCTGGCTAGGTCAGCTACTAGAAACAGTTTTCCTCTGACAGATTCAGATCAGAAGAGTTCTGCTGGAGGAGGTTCATATTCTGATGCTGGTTTTGTTGTTATGGATTCCTGGAAAGATGATGTACAGCCAAGTTCAGATTCCAGTGATgatttcaaaagaaaatatgaTGAACTTCAAAGTAAGTTCTACGGGTTGGCCGAACAGAATGAAATGTTAGAGCAATCTTTAATGGAAAGGAACAACTTAGTCCAGAGATGGGAGGAACTTTTAGACAGGATTGATATGCCATCACATCTACGGTCCATGGAGCCTGAGGATAGGATTGAGTGGTTAAGAAAAGAACTTTCGGAGGTGCAGGGTGAGAATGTGTCTCTCCAGCAGAAGATTGTTAACCTTGAGAGCCATTGTGCATCGCTAACTGCTGATTTGGAAGACTCAAGAAGGAGGACGTCTGACCTTGAGGAAGACCTCCAGACATTCATTGAAGAGAGAAATAATCTTTCTCAAAGATTGGAGCTTCTGAGCAATCATCATGATAAACTTTCAGCAAAGGCAGCTGAGTTTGAGCTTGAGAATGAAAAACTGCGGGAGGAAGTTTCTGATTTGCAGGAGAATGTAGCCAAGCTGCTAGGGAATGAGAAGCAAATTCTCAGCATAGAAGATGATATAAGAAGGTTGCAGGGTCTGGTCACTGATGCATTGCAGGATCCTGGAACAAAGTCTGAGTATTCTGGTGAAAGAAGCATTGAGTGCTTGGAAGGGTTACTGAATAAGCTTTTAGAGAATTATGCAACTCTTTCCTCTGAGAAACCAGTGTTTGGGGTTACAGCCGATGGTACTGAAATTTCTGAAGCAATGGTTGTTGAAGCGAGAAGCACAAGCACACCTGATATTGCTGAATCAGATATAGTTGCTTTGAAGAAAGAGCTGGAGGAGGTTCAACGtgaaatttttgatgtgaaggaggagagagatggATATGTGGAGAAGCAACGGTCTTTGGCTTGTGAGTTAGAAGTGCTAGATAAAAAAGTGAATGAGTTGCAAGGTCTTCTTAATCAGGAGGAGCAGAAGTCAGCTTCTGTTAGAGAGAAGTTAAATGTTGCAGTTAGAAAAGGAAAGCAATTGGTGCAACAGCGTGACAGTCTGAAACAAAATATTGACGAGATCAATTCTGAGGTGGAACGCTTGAGATCTGAGATCAAGATAGGCGAAGGTAAACTTGCAGAATATGAACAAAAGTTCAGGGATTTGTCCGCTTATCCAGGGAGAGTAGAAGCCCTACAGTCTGAGAGTTTATTCTTGCGGAATTGTTTGAAAGAAACTGAGAACAATTTGCAGGAGAAAGGAAATACTTTGAGCTTAATCATAAATATTCTAGGAAACATTGATGTTGCAGATGATGCTAATTCTGGTGATCCAGTTTTGAAGTTAGAACAAATTGGGAAAATGTGCTGTGATTTGCATGCGAATATGGCTTCTTCAGAACAAGAAGCTAGGAAATCCAAAAGAGCAGCAGAGCTACTCCTTGCAGAACTGAATGAGGTTCAAGAGAGGAATGATGGTCTCCAGGAAGAGCTAGCAAAATCTGCGAGTGAACTTGCTATACTCTCCAAGGAAAGGGATCTTGCAGAGGCTGCCAAACTCGAAGCTCTTTCACATCTTGAAATGGTTTCTACTGCTCACTCtgaggaaagaaaacaccaatTTTCTGAATTTTCAGGACTAAAGTCTGGTGTAGATCAACTCAGGAAGGGGTTTCATGATGTCACTAGTTTATTGGCTGGTGTTTTTCACCAGGACTTGGTATTTTTGCAAAACCTGGAGTCTGGTATTGGTTCCTGCCTCAAATCAAGCAGTGCTGCTGATGTGGTTGATGTGCCCCTTTTCACTACAAGCAATGGATTCATCACGAGTAAATCAGAcaag GAGAACTTTATTTCGACGAATTCTTGGTCAGACTCCAACATGCATGGCCAATTTGATGACAATTTTATAATTGAAATCTTTACTCATGCAAGGCATTATCTGCAAGAACTGGAGATGGAGATTGGTTTGCTTAAAGAAAAATTAGATGAACACTCAATTTCATTACATGAAAAGGCTAGCAGTATATCTAAATCAATGGCAATTGTTCGTGGAGAATTAACTTCCAAAAATGAGTCATTTGAATCCTTGAAGAGAGACTTGTTGCATATGGAAATGgttgaaaaggaaaaggatAATGAGCTTCTTCTTTTGCGCAGAAATATTGCCTTGCTTTTTGAAGCATGCACTAAATCAGTTATGGAAATGGGTAGAAGAAAAGCTGAATTGGTTGGAAATGGTTGGTCTGCTGGAGAACAAGGGATGAGATTGAAGCTAGCAGAACTTTCTGAGGATGGACTTTCATTTAGTGGAGAAGATCAGTTTCGCTCTGAGGAACGTGTCAGGAGTATGACAGACATGCTATTGTCAACTGTGAGTGATTTTGGTTCTCTGACAACTGAAATTGTGGAAGGTGGCCAAAAGGAGTTGAAGATTACCATTTCAAAGTTGCAGAAAGAGCTTCAGGAGAAGGACGTTCAAAGGGAAAGGATTTGCATGGAGCTTGTAAGTCAAATCAAGCATGCTGAAGCAGCTGCAACGAGTTATTCGATGGAGCTTCAATCTTCAAAATCTTTGGTGCATGATTTGGAGAAACGGGTGGAAGTGATGAATGGCGAACATAACTTATTGGAGCAGAGAGTGAATGAGTTAGAAGATGGCTGTGCTACTTCTACCGAGTTACAAGAGAGGGTCAGATCACTGACTGATGTGATTGCTGCTAAAGATCAAG AGATTGAGGACCTAATGCAAGCACTTGATGATGAGGAGGTGCAGATGCAAGGTCACACTTCCAGGATTAAGGAACTGGAAAAGGTTGTGGAACAAAAGAATCTAGATTTGGAGAACCTTGAAACTTCCCGCGGGAAGGTTATGAAAAAGCTTTCCATCACTGTCAGTAAGTTTGATGAGCTACATCATCTATCTGCAAGCCTCCTTGCTGAGGTGGAAAAGCTCCAATCACAGTTGCAAGAACGGGATGATGAGATATCCTTCTTAAGGCAAGAGGTCACTAGGTGCACGAATGATGTTCTTGCTGCATCACAAACCAGCAACAAGAGAAATTCGGAAGAGATCCATGAGTTACTAACATGGCTTGATATGAATATTGCTCGGGTCGGGATGCACAATGGGGATCAGAACAATGATCAAGTTTCTGACCACAAGGAAATATTAAAGAAAAAGATTGATTTTGTAATTCAAGAATTGGGGGATCTACGAGCTGTGGCTCAGAGTAAGGATACACTGTTGCAAGTAGAAAGGAGTAAGGTAGAAGAATTAACGCGCAAAGGAGAAACTCTTGAGAAGTCTTTACATGAGAAGGAATCACGGCTAAATTTGCTTGACGGTGTGGGAGATTCTGGCCGGGGAACTAGCAGCACCTCTGAAATTGTTGAGGTTGAGCCTGCG aaaaacaACTGGGCAGTAGCTGGGACCTCCGTTGCACCTCAAGTCCGCAGTTTGCGCAAAGGCAATAATGACCAAGTTGCGATTGCCATAGATATGGATTCTGGGAGCAGTGGTAGGTTGGAAGATGAAGAGGATGATAAAG TTCATGGTTTCAAGTCACTCACGACTTCAAGAATTGTTCCAAGATTTACTAGACCCGTGAGTGACATGGTCGATGGCCTTTG GATGTCTTGTGATCGGGCTCTAATGCGGAAACCTGTTTTACGGCTTGGCATTATATTATATTGGGCTGTACTGCATGCGCTTCTTGCTACTTTTGCAATCTGA